The Candidatus Hinthialibacter antarcticus genome has a window encoding:
- a CDS encoding ABC transporter permease subunit, with protein MNFVLRLFTSALLIREIRIFLRSKKAFGALLLFQSALLLIVYQNWAGFAAQFQPGGNTIFASRSLFAAITEGHLYFLTIITPLLMAPAIAAEQEQSTLTLLLSSPISNAQLVIAKWLTPILFLILLLTASIPFLSIPFLGEGLSASEVVVAYIILLSTTLMFGSLGLFCSTLRSRVYEVYLITVIMTLAVGFVLPYHSALWHYIQTLNWRSAASSVWGFENFSPFHAFHSEMYPSADPKSFISFTLSLFGGGAVRVTWSLILFVTASVSLTVMFLYLAMWRMRYIVYGEGSVVLSGSGQLFEDEPRSRKDEIDSDHKPVRSDEDELIDEDALDLDAGLYLERRVQWFARWPVLFRLTYISLMLSALTLPLASYKGSGLFLSLPFIVAAFFTLPLAATSISSDRERGTLDLLLTSLISTKKLIKAKFVANMQYSSMIALALFVPGMLIQMIFGLLLKYNVDLILQWSDLPAYLFYLVMLGAALMMYTALGLFCSAYFSRTNQSMLTAGVLIFVTLVLPFMIPAQTLTTISSAFGYLVVIGLLFLSPLSGISLLFPEGRVSLLTNTTASLRLSGDLSFYFAVFQCVVCVGVAIYLLRKAQAALDRRD; from the coding sequence GTGAATTTTGTTCTGCGATTGTTTACGTCAGCGTTGCTCATTCGTGAAATTCGCATCTTTCTACGCAGCAAAAAGGCCTTTGGCGCATTATTGTTGTTCCAAAGCGCTCTGCTGCTGATTGTCTATCAAAACTGGGCGGGATTCGCCGCGCAGTTTCAGCCCGGCGGAAATACCATCTTTGCGTCCCGGTCGCTATTCGCGGCGATTACCGAGGGGCATCTCTATTTTCTGACGATCATCACGCCGCTGCTGATGGCGCCCGCTATCGCGGCGGAGCAAGAACAATCCACGTTGACGCTCTTGCTGTCATCGCCTATTTCAAATGCCCAGTTAGTCATCGCCAAATGGTTGACGCCGATTTTATTTCTTATCCTGTTATTAACCGCTTCGATCCCATTTTTGTCGATCCCGTTTCTTGGCGAAGGGCTTTCGGCGAGCGAGGTGGTTGTTGCGTACATCATTTTGCTATCAACGACGCTGATGTTCGGCAGCCTGGGGCTGTTCTGTTCGACGCTGCGGTCGCGGGTGTATGAGGTGTATTTGATTACCGTCATTATGACGTTGGCTGTCGGGTTTGTTCTCCCCTACCATTCCGCCTTGTGGCATTACATTCAGACGTTGAATTGGAGATCCGCCGCGTCGAGTGTATGGGGCTTTGAAAATTTCAGCCCGTTTCACGCGTTTCATAGTGAAATGTACCCTTCTGCGGACCCCAAATCATTTATCTCGTTTACATTGAGTCTCTTTGGCGGAGGCGCCGTCAGAGTGACGTGGTCGCTGATTCTGTTTGTAACCGCTTCGGTTAGTTTGACTGTGATGTTTTTATACCTCGCGATGTGGAGGATGCGCTATATCGTATACGGCGAAGGTTCTGTCGTGTTAAGTGGCTCGGGACAGTTGTTTGAGGATGAACCGCGCAGCAGAAAAGATGAAATAGACTCCGACCATAAGCCCGTGCGATCCGATGAAGATGAATTGATTGATGAAGATGCGCTTGATCTAGATGCGGGCTTATATTTAGAGCGTCGCGTCCAGTGGTTCGCGCGCTGGCCGGTGTTGTTTCGGCTGACGTATATTTCGCTGATGCTATCCGCGCTGACGCTGCCCCTGGCGTCGTATAAAGGCTCGGGGCTCTTTTTATCGCTGCCGTTTATCGTCGCGGCGTTTTTTACCTTGCCACTGGCGGCGACCAGTATCAGTTCCGACCGGGAACGCGGGACGCTCGATTTATTGCTGACCTCGCTGATTTCCACCAAAAAACTGATTAAAGCAAAATTCGTCGCCAATATGCAATACAGCAGCATGATTGCGCTGGCGCTATTTGTGCCGGGCATGTTGATTCAAATGATTTTTGGCCTGTTGTTGAAATACAACGTCGATTTGATTTTACAATGGTCTGATTTGCCTGCGTATTTATTTTATCTGGTGATGTTGGGCGCGGCGTTGATGATGTATACCGCATTGGGGCTATTTTGTTCGGCCTATTTTTCACGCACCAACCAGTCGATGTTGACCGCTGGCGTGTTAATTTTTGTCACCCTGGTTCTTCCCTTTATGATTCCCGCGCAAACATTGACGACGATCTCGTCGGCGTTTGGTTATCTGGTCGTTATCGGGTTATTGTTTTTAAGCCCGTTGTCTGGAATCTCACTGTTGTTTCCTGAAGGGCGCGTCAGTTTATTGACCAATACCACCGCGAGTTTACGCCTGAGCGGAGACCTTTCTTTCTACTTTGCCGTATTTCAATGTGTCGTTTGCGTAGGAGTTGCGATATATTTATTACGCAAAGCGCAAGCGGCGCTTGATCGCCGCGATTGA
- a CDS encoding lysophospholipid acyltransferase family protein, with protein sequence MQWYYRFHWLFLHLLFWAYFGYKSGGDEHIPEDGPLLLAANHNSFLDPPIIALSIRRQTTFLGKEELFSIPGLGWWIKSLGTYPVKRGAGDLRAVKTAIRFLKEGKVMIMFPEGTRSSDGNLMDFQDGLAWLSLKTNAPIAPVMIEGAFRAMPRGVFFPRPRRIQVQIGPCVRPTPEELEGDQTQAIQSITRRLHEAMSKMQNEIRA encoded by the coding sequence ATGCAGTGGTACTATCGGTTTCATTGGCTATTCCTCCATCTTCTGTTTTGGGCCTATTTTGGCTACAAGTCAGGCGGAGATGAGCATATACCGGAGGATGGCCCCCTCTTACTGGCTGCCAACCACAACAGTTTTTTAGACCCGCCAATCATTGCCTTAAGCATTCGTAGACAGACAACTTTTTTAGGAAAAGAAGAACTGTTTTCGATTCCAGGCCTTGGCTGGTGGATCAAATCGCTGGGTACGTATCCCGTGAAACGGGGCGCAGGCGACCTTCGCGCGGTGAAAACTGCGATTCGCTTTCTTAAAGAAGGCAAGGTGATGATTATGTTCCCCGAAGGGACGCGCAGCAGCGATGGTAATTTGATGGACTTTCAAGACGGGTTGGCGTGGTTGTCGTTAAAAACCAACGCGCCTATCGCCCCTGTCATGATCGAAGGCGCGTTTCGCGCCATGCCGCGCGGCGTTTTTTTTCCAAGGCCGCGGCGAATTCAAGTCCAGATTGGGCCTTGCGTTCGGCCCACGCCCGAAGAACTCGAAGGCGACCAGACGCAGGCAATCCAGTCAATTACCCGGCGATTACACGAAGCAATGAGTAAAATGCAGAACGAAATCAGGGCTTAG